The following proteins come from a genomic window of Azoarcus sp. PA01:
- a CDS encoding type II toxin-antitoxin system VapC family toxin has product MLYLDTSFVAPLVLNEDVSPQVEAFLIEQAAGSLAVSQWTRVEFCSLMAREVRMKHFSTQTAEAVIAEFETLLQESCQVWLPSAADYELARTLLVRFDTGLRGGDALHLAIARNQRADKILTLDEGLLKAAKLLKIPAGRGIR; this is encoded by the coding sequence ATGCTCTATCTGGACACCAGTTTCGTCGCCCCCTTGGTGTTGAATGAGGACGTGAGTCCACAAGTCGAAGCATTCCTGATAGAACAGGCGGCCGGGAGTCTCGCGGTCAGCCAATGGACGCGCGTCGAGTTTTGCAGCCTGATGGCCCGGGAAGTGCGGATGAAACACTTCAGTACCCAGACCGCAGAAGCGGTCATCGCGGAGTTCGAGACACTGCTTCAGGAGTCCTGTCAGGTCTGGCTGCCCAGCGCAGCCGACTATGAACTGGCCAGGACGTTGCTCGTCCGATTCGACACGGGCTTGCGCGGCGGCGATGCGCTGCATCTGGCCATCGCCAGGAACCAGCGGGCAGACAAAATCCTGACCCTCGACGAAGGCCTCCTCAAAGCCGCCAAACTTCTGAAAATTCCGGCCGGGCGCGGCATCCGTTAG
- a CDS encoding DUF504 domain-containing protein — protein sequence MTPLHELLSRIRWDEAFGAAQFELGYYDRVERRIVRVDLRDLSFDPENRAMLRLVDDEGHTRSFPLHRVKQVFRNDRLIWQRER from the coding sequence ATGACACCCCTGCACGAACTGTTGAGCCGCATCCGCTGGGACGAGGCCTTCGGCGCCGCGCAGTTCGAGCTCGGCTATTACGACCGGGTCGAGCGCCGCATCGTCCGCGTCGATCTGCGCGACCTGTCGTTCGACCCCGAAAACCGCGCGATGCTCAGGCTCGTCGACGACGAAGGCCACACGCGCAGTTTTCCGCTGCATAGGGTGAAGCAAGTATTCCGCAATGATCGCCTGATCTGGCAGCGGGAACGCTGA